In the genome of Osmerus mordax isolate fOsmMor3 chromosome 15, fOsmMor3.pri, whole genome shotgun sequence, one region contains:
- the eef1a1l3 gene encoding elongation factor 1-alpha-like: MGKDKTHINVVIIGHVDSGKSTTTGHLVYKCGGVDPRTIEKFEKAAAQMGKSSFKYAWVLDKLKAERERGITIDISLLKFNTQKYTITIIDAPGHRDFIKNMITGTSQADVAVLVVSAAKGEFEAGISRNGQTREHALLAYTLGVKQVIVCVNKMDLTEPPYSQKRYDEVVRSVSMFLKKIGYDPSSVPFVPVSGWTGENMLTPSQKMSWFKGWKVRRKEGNANGKTLLEVLDSVHPPVRSATKPLRLPLQDVYKIGGVGTVPVGKIETGVLKPGMVLTFSPAKLTAEVKSIEMHHQGLETALPGHNVGFNIKNVSVKNLRRGDVAGNAVHDPPSDVSSFVAQVIILNHPGKIKTGYSPVLDCHTTHVTCRFAELQEKLDRRTGRKLEDSPQVLVSGDAATIRMVPNRPLCVESFFAFPPLGRFAARDLKQTVAVGIIKSVEKDQGSKKLARKAQS; encoded by the exons ATGGGAAAAGACAAAACCCACATTAATGTGGTGATCATAGGCCATGTCGACAGCGGAAAGTCTACAACCACCGGACACCTCGTTTACAAATGCGGTGGCGTAGACCCACGAACGATTGAGAAATTTGAGAAGGCTGCGGCCCAG ATGGGCAAGAGCTCCTTTAAATACGCTTGGGTTTTGGACAAACTGAAAGCTGAAAGGGAACGAGGTATCACCATTGACATTTCTTTACTTAAGTTCAACactcagaaatacactataacGATAATTGATGCTCCTGGCCATCGGGACTTCATCAAGAACATGATTACCGGGACGTCACAG GCTGATGTTGCAGTTTTGGTTGTCTCCGCTGCCAAAGGCGAGTTCGAAGCTGGCATCTCGAGGAACGGCCAGACCAGAGAGCATGCTTTGCTTGCATACACCCTTGGCGTAAAGCAAGTCATCGTCTGCGTGAATAAGATGGACCTGACGGAACCGCCCTACAGCCAGAAGCGTTATGATGAGGTGGTCCGCAGCGTGTCAATGTTCCTCAAGAAGATTGGCTATGATCCCTCCTCGGTCCCTTTTGTTCCCGTTTCAGGATGGACTGGGGAAAACATGCTCACCCCGTCTCAAAAG ATGTCCTGGTTTAAAGGATGGAAAGTGAGACGGAAGGAGGGCAACGCAAATGGGAAAACTCTGCTGGAGGTCCTTGACTCTGTCCACCCCCCAGTACGCTCGGCCACCAAACCCTTGCGCCTACCCCTGCAAGATGTCTACAAAATTGGAG GAGTGGGCACTGTTCCAGTGGGTAAGATTGAAACAGGAGTCCTGAAGCCTGGCATGGTGTTGACCTTCTCCCCAGCTAAGCTTACTGCGGAGGTCAAGTCCATCGAGATGCACCACCAGGGTCTGGAGACGGCGCTGCCAGGCCACAACGTGGGCTTCAACATCAAGAACGTGTCGGTGAAGAACCTTCGGCGCGGCGATGTGGCCGGCAACGCTGTGCACGACCCTCCCTCGGATGTCAGCAGTTTTGTGGCGCAG GTGATTATACTGAACCACCCTGGTAAGATCAAGACGGGCTACTCGCCTGTTCTGGACTGCCACACAACCCATGTGACCTGCCGCTTTGCCGAGCTGCAGGAGAAGCTGGACCGGCGCACAGGAAGGAAGCTGGAAGACTCCCCACAGGTCCTCGTGTCTGGGGATGCTGCCACCATCAGGATGGTCCCCAACAGACCTCTCTGTGTGGAGAGCTTCTTTGCCTTTCCCCCGTTAG